A window of uncultured Draconibacterium sp. contains these coding sequences:
- a CDS encoding formylglycine-generating enzyme family protein: MKKYIRFVSVISILFFFLACNSKKTDKSVSQPKVQIDTVELSCCKIDSKRRFLPEPDTLALKTKPSGTEEMVFIDGGTFEMGADNNQARADEYPKHPVSVSSFWMDMHEVTNAQFKKFVNETGYVTVAEKDVDWEVMRTQLPPGTPKPHDSLLVAGSMVFTPPNYQVGLNDYSQWWTWTKGANWKHPEGPGSSIDGLENHPVVHICYNDAIAYCQWAGKRLPTEAEWEYAARGGLQNAIYPWGDEHIEKGLPKANSWQGSFPNVNTQKDGFFATAPIMTYSPNGYNLYDMAGNVWEWTSDWYDMNYYKTLPADEVTLNPKGPEKSFDSRNEYEKRKTIRGGSFLCNDSYCSSYRVAARMPGEVDSGMSHTGFRCVKDVQ; encoded by the coding sequence ATGAAAAAGTACATTCGATTCGTTTCAGTTATTTCCATATTGTTTTTTTTCCTTGCTTGTAATTCTAAAAAAACAGATAAATCAGTTTCACAGCCTAAAGTTCAAATAGATACAGTGGAATTGTCGTGTTGTAAAATCGATTCAAAAAGAAGGTTTTTACCAGAACCCGATACTTTAGCCCTTAAAACCAAACCTTCAGGAACCGAAGAAATGGTTTTTATTGATGGAGGAACTTTTGAAATGGGAGCCGACAATAATCAGGCTCGCGCTGATGAATATCCCAAACATCCGGTAAGTGTTAGCAGTTTTTGGATGGATATGCACGAGGTTACCAACGCCCAGTTCAAAAAATTTGTTAACGAAACAGGATATGTAACGGTTGCCGAAAAGGATGTTGATTGGGAAGTGATGCGAACTCAACTCCCTCCGGGAACTCCAAAACCTCACGATAGTTTGTTGGTGGCCGGATCAATGGTGTTTACTCCTCCCAATTATCAGGTAGGATTAAACGATTATTCGCAATGGTGGACCTGGACCAAAGGAGCAAACTGGAAACATCCCGAAGGGCCCGGAAGCAGCATTGATGGATTAGAAAATCATCCGGTAGTGCACATTTGTTATAACGATGCCATTGCTTATTGCCAGTGGGCCGGCAAACGTCTGCCAACAGAAGCTGAATGGGAATATGCTGCTCGCGGGGGCTTACAAAACGCTATTTATCCCTGGGGTGACGAACACATTGAGAAAGGTTTACCCAAAGCAAATTCGTGGCAAGGCAGTTTCCCCAATGTAAATACTCAAAAGGATGGATTTTTTGCCACAGCACCAATAATGACCTACTCGCCCAATGGATATAATTTGTATGATATGGCAGGAAATGTTTGGGAGTGGACCTCTGACTGGTACGATATGAATTATTATAAAACACTACCTGCTGATGAAGTAACTTTAAATCCGAAGGGACCTGAAAAAAGTTTCGATAGCCGCAATGAATACGAAAAAAGAAAAACAATCAGGGGAGGCTCTTTTTTATGTAACGATAGCTATTGCTCGAGTTATCGGGTTGCTGCCAGAATGCCAGGAGAGGTAGATTCGGGCATGAGTCATACCGGGTTTCGATGTGTGAAAGATGTACAGTAA
- a CDS encoding DUF3575 domain-containing protein, whose protein sequence is MKKLRFVFLMLLMGQLIYAQKSKIDTVVVDDSKQRLNEISLVVTDLIDGSYQFRYERKLGSHISVGMGTALKGKNGLLSISGIDREQIKTGDITYSGFKLIPDVRYYLNKTQQYQLDGFYFGAYSKYFHFNSNINGTYINKNEKAYPINLDAKMRILSLGLMVGYKLAVTKRINVDFLILGPGTSNQKYKLDFKEFLPDEFYDDLNEALKNFSVYDLINGDFQFDVRDAKTQFTTVSFRYGLTVGYTF, encoded by the coding sequence ATGAAGAAACTAAGATTCGTTTTTCTGATGCTTTTAATGGGACAATTGATTTATGCCCAAAAAAGTAAAATCGACACTGTGGTAGTTGATGACTCTAAACAAAGGCTGAATGAAATAAGTCTGGTGGTAACTGACTTAATTGATGGTAGTTACCAGTTTAGGTACGAACGAAAACTGGGTTCACACATTTCGGTTGGTATGGGAACTGCTCTGAAAGGTAAAAATGGTTTGCTTAGTATTTCGGGTATTGACAGGGAACAAATTAAAACGGGAGATATAACTTATTCCGGATTTAAATTGATTCCTGACGTGCGGTATTATCTAAATAAAACTCAGCAGTATCAACTCGATGGTTTTTATTTTGGGGCGTATTCCAAGTATTTTCATTTTAATTCGAATATAAACGGGACGTATATAAACAAGAACGAAAAAGCATATCCGATAAACCTGGACGCTAAAATGAGAATTTTGTCGCTAGGCCTGATGGTTGGTTATAAGTTAGCCGTAACCAAAAGAATCAATGTTGATTTTTTGATATTGGGACCTGGAACAAGTAATCAAAAATACAAGTTGGATTTCAAAGAGTTTCTTCCCGATGAGTTTTATGATGATTTAAATGAAGCACTTAAAAATTTTAGTGTTTATGATTTGATAAACGGCGATTTCCAATTTGATGTTAGGGATGCTAAAACTCAATTTACCACCGTTTCTTTTCGTTACGGACTAACCGTTGGATATACTTTTTAA
- the pheS gene encoding phenylalanine--tRNA ligase subunit alpha: MLDKIKALQEEIDKIVASSKDEVEELRIKYISKKGSISQLFNDFKTVPPEQKKEVGAAINTLKNFALDKINALKDGFEAGENEGSGSDLTMPGEPMKLGTRHPLSLVKNEIISIFARLGFTVAEGPEIEDDWHVFSALNFPPEHPARDMQDTFFIEKDPDVLLRTHTSSVQIRVMERTQPPIRAIFPGRVFRNEAISARSHCIFHQIEGLYVDENVSFADLKQTLLHFAKELFGADTKIRLRPSYFPFTEPSAEMDVSCSICGGEGCNVCKYTGWLEILGCGMVDPNVLELCNIDSRKYTGFAFGMGIERITMLRYGIKDIRHFFENDVRFLKQFESAI; this comes from the coding sequence ATGTTAGACAAAATCAAAGCATTACAGGAAGAAATTGATAAAATAGTAGCTTCAAGCAAGGATGAAGTTGAGGAGTTACGTATAAAATACATCAGTAAAAAAGGCAGCATAAGCCAGCTTTTTAACGACTTTAAAACTGTTCCTCCGGAGCAAAAAAAGGAGGTTGGTGCAGCAATTAACACGCTGAAAAACTTTGCTTTAGATAAAATCAATGCATTAAAAGATGGTTTTGAAGCAGGCGAAAACGAAGGATCAGGTTCAGATTTAACCATGCCTGGCGAACCCATGAAATTGGGTACCCGTCATCCTTTGTCGCTGGTTAAAAACGAGATCATCAGCATTTTTGCCCGACTTGGTTTTACAGTTGCCGAAGGTCCTGAAATTGAAGACGACTGGCACGTTTTTTCTGCGTTGAATTTTCCTCCAGAACATCCGGCTCGCGACATGCAGGATACTTTTTTTATTGAAAAAGATCCCGACGTTTTGTTACGTACCCACACTTCAAGTGTGCAAATTCGCGTAATGGAACGCACACAACCACCAATTCGAGCTATTTTTCCGGGACGTGTTTTTCGTAACGAAGCAATTTCTGCACGTTCGCACTGTATTTTCCATCAAATTGAAGGATTGTATGTGGACGAGAATGTTTCGTTTGCCGACCTGAAACAAACCTTGCTTCACTTTGCAAAAGAACTTTTTGGTGCCGATACAAAAATCAGGTTACGTCCGTCTTACTTTCCTTTTACTGAGCCCAGTGCCGAAATGGATGTAAGCTGTTCGATTTGCGGAGGAGAAGGTTGTAACGTATGTAAATATACCGGCTGGCTCGAAATATTAGGCTGCGGAATGGTTGACCCGAATGTACTTGAATTGTGCAATATCGACAGTCGAAAATACACCGGATTTGCATTTGGAATGGGAATTGAACGAATTACCATGTTGCGTTATGGTATAAAAGATATTCGTCATTTCTTTGAAAACGATGTGCGTTTTCTGAAACAATTTGAATCGGCGATTTAG
- the mgrA gene encoding L-glyceraldehyde 3-phosphate reductase translates to MTYLPTESRYDSMKYNRCGKWGLKLPAVSLGLWHNFGGVDVFENGRAMLHRAFDLGITHFDLANNYGPPPGSAEENFGKILKQDFAAYRDELIISSKAGYLMWPGPYGEWGSRKYVLSSLDQSLKRMGLEYVDIFYSHRPDPDTPLEETMMALDQAVRSGKALYVGISNYPADMAKEAAQILKDLGTPCLIHQPKYSMFERWVEDGLLDVLEEEGIGCIPFSPLAQGLLTNKYLHGIPEGSRATREVFLKKEHVDTAHDKIVALNNIAQQRGQSLAQMALAWILRDKRITSVLIGASSVKQLNDNVDMLKNLAFSEEELNAIESVLK, encoded by the coding sequence ATGACCTATTTACCAACTGAATCGCGTTACGATTCGATGAAATACAACCGCTGTGGAAAGTGGGGGCTCAAATTGCCTGCAGTTTCACTGGGTTTATGGCACAACTTTGGCGGAGTTGATGTTTTTGAAAATGGCCGCGCTATGTTACACAGAGCTTTCGATCTGGGAATTACTCATTTCGATTTGGCTAATAATTATGGTCCGCCACCCGGATCGGCAGAAGAAAACTTCGGAAAAATATTAAAACAAGATTTTGCGGCTTATCGCGATGAACTGATCATCTCGTCGAAAGCTGGTTACCTGATGTGGCCCGGCCCTTACGGAGAGTGGGGAAGTCGTAAGTATGTTTTGTCCAGCCTCGACCAGAGTTTAAAACGGATGGGATTGGAGTATGTTGATATTTTTTATTCGCATCGTCCCGATCCGGATACTCCGCTGGAAGAAACCATGATGGCGCTGGATCAAGCTGTTAGGTCGGGAAAGGCATTGTATGTTGGAATTTCGAATTATCCGGCAGACATGGCAAAGGAAGCAGCACAAATTTTAAAAGACCTTGGAACGCCATGTTTAATTCACCAGCCTAAATATTCGATGTTTGAACGTTGGGTGGAAGATGGATTACTTGATGTTCTGGAAGAGGAAGGAATTGGTTGTATACCATTTTCTCCGCTAGCGCAGGGACTTTTAACCAACAAGTATTTGCATGGAATTCCTGAAGGCTCGCGTGCCACGCGTGAGGTATTCCTGAAAAAAGAACATGTAGATACGGCGCACGATAAGATAGTAGCGTTGAATAACATTGCTCAGCAACGTGGACAATCGCTGGCACAAATGGCTTTGGCTTGGATACTTCGCGATAAACGAATAACATCGGTTTTAATCGGAGCCAGTTCGGTAAAGCAATTAAACGATAATGTTGATATGCTTAAAAATTTAGCTTTTAGCGAAGAGGAATTGAATGCCATTGAAAGTGTTTTGAAATAA